Genomic segment of Cloacibacillus sp.:
TCTGCTCTACGCCGCAAAAGTGGAACGGGCCGCCGGTTTCCCCGCAGGCTCCATGCAGGAGCGTATCGCCGCCGTCCAAAACAAGATGGCGGAGTTAGGCGTATTGCCGCAGGGCGAACTTGCGGCAAACGTACCGGCTGCGGCTAATATTCCGGAGGCTCCCGCGCAGAGCGCCGGGGAGGTTTTCGCCGGCATAAAAGACGACGTTCCGAAGGAGCCCGTGAAGATGACGGAGGATGTCCCTCTTTCAAAGGACTCCGTATCCGAGCTTATCGCCGGCGGCGGCTCTCTGGCTGGGGCGAAGCTTGACGGCTTAGACCTTTCGGGAATGGACCTATCGGGACAGACTCTGAAGGGGACCTCGTTTATTAACGCGAAGCTTATCGGCGCCCGTTTCGACGGCGCAGACCTTACAGGGGCTGCGCTGACGGCTGCGGAGCTGGGCAGCGCCTCTTTTGTAAGGGCCGACCTCAGCGGCGCCGACCTCTCGTCCGCCCGCATTGCGGACGGCGATTTTTCCGATGCGCTGCTCGTCGGGGCGAATATCTTCGGCGCGTCCCTATTAGGGGCGAATATATCAAACGCCAGAGCGCAGGGGCTCTCCGCGTCGGGAGCCGATCTAAGCCGCGCCCGCATAAACGGGAGCGATTTCAGCGGCGCGGATTTTTCCGGGGCGAACTTCAGCGGGGCCGACTTCCACAACTCTTCGGCAGACGGCGCGAACTTTGCAAAAGCCGACCTCAGCAAATCAACATTCTGCTGGGGATCGCGCGCGCGCGGATGTAATTTTTCCGGCGCTGAACTCTCTGGGGCGAACTGGACCAGCTCGGAGCTGAGCGGCTCCGACTTCTCCGGCGTAACGGCGCGCGGCGCTTCATTTACCGACAGCGATCTCTCGTCGTCGCGCTGGGACGGGGCTGACGCGCGCGGTGGCGATTTCTCCCGCAGCGTCGTCGAAGGTGCCTCGATGCGCGGCATCGACCTTTTCCGCGGTTCTCTGAGAGAAGCCCGCGCATCGGGAACCGACCTTTCGCGCAGCAACCTCTTTGGAGCTGATCTCTGCCGGTTGTTTACCGACGGCCACACAGATCTGAGCGGCGCAGATTGCGGACAGACCATCATAGAGGCGAGGGAGGGACGGTAAAGCGATGGCGGAAGAGAAAGAGACTATGGAGCTTGATGAAGTCCTGACCTCAGATACGATTCAGAATATGGACTTTTCCCGCAGCGATGGACTTTGCAGGCGTTCCTTTGCTCGACGGATACTCTCCGGATGCCTTTTCGACGGAGCGGCGGTTTCTGGAGCCGATTTCACAGGCTGCCATATAGAGGGGTGCTCATTCCGCGGCGCTGATCTGAGCGACTGCTCTTTTGAAGAAACGGAGCTTGTCGGCTGTGATTTTTCCGGCGCGATTCTGACGGGCGCACAGTTTATCCGCGCAAAATTCCTGCGTGTCACGCTGGACGGTGCGGATATGACGAAGACCCTGTTCCAGAATGGAGAACTTTTGGAATGCAGCTGGGTTGGAGCCGTCATTCGCGAGGCCGTTTTTATGGATATGGCCTCCACTCTGCCGGACTGGCAGGGGACCGACGCTGAAAAGGTCCTTTGTGCAGGATGCTCACTCGACGGCATGAAACTGACGAAAGCCCGCGGCTCGATGATGGTGCTCCAGCAGTGCAGCTGCCGTAAAATCACAGCAGAAGAATGCGATCTTTCCCAGATAGTCGCAATGGGCACAGACTTTTCGGAATCTAAGTTTCTGCGCTGCCGTCTTGCACTGGGCGGTTTTATCGGCAGCAATATGACTCGGTGTTCGTTTTCGGGCTCTGACCTTTCGTGCGCGCACCTTTCGGGTTCCGTGCTCGCCTTGGCCGACCTCTCAGGCGTTTCACTGGAGAAGGCCAACTTGACGGGCTCCGATCTAACTTACGCGGATCTTTCGCGCGCCTGCCTGAAGATGGCGGATCTGTCTCATGCGAGGGTGACGCACGCGCGTTTCGACGGAGCCGACCTTACGGCCGCGAACGGCCACGATGTGTGTTTCAGCGAAGCTTCACTATCGGGGGCCGTAACGGCGGGGCTCCGCGGCACGGACGAACGGCTGCTAAAAGCTGAAAATTTTACGAAAAAAAATAAATGACAAACGGCGAAAGATTGCTTTTTACAAAACCGCTGTTTAGAGAAAGGGGATCGAAAAATGGCATACGCGCTTCCCGTGGAAGAACCAGGAGGGACACTTGACAAAGGCACTGTGATGGGCGTGCAGGGAACGGCGCTGTTGGTGATGACGAGCCAGGGCGTCGTACGCGCCGGGCGGGCCGCCGGGTGCCTTCTGGCCCCGCGCGCCGGAGACGGCGTGCTGACAGCCTTTCTTCCGAACGGAGAGGCATGGGTGACCTGCGTCCTGACACGCACAGACGGTGAAGCGGAGATAGAGCTTCCTGATAAAACGACTTTGAGGGGCCGCGAACTGTCGGTGGAGAGCGAGAGTACAAGAATTGTCTCACATTCCATATCCATGAAAGGTACGGTCTTATCTTTGGGCGGAGGCCTTCTTTTGCAGGGATTCGCCGCCGTACAGACAGCGGCGTGCCGTGTGGGGGAACGGATTTCCAGAAAGAGCGGATGTTACGGGGAGCTGTCCGAGCAGACTGACGGGCTGGATGAACGCAGGGCTGGCCGGATGCGCATAGAAAGCGAGAGCAGCTATCGCCTCCGCGCAGAGAACGCCGACGTGCGGGCACAGGCGATGCTCGATCTCGACGCGGAACGCATCAAGGTAGGCTAGGATGTTTGCGCTGACGCTGCAGGGAGGGACCTGCATGAGCTCCGCGCCGGACGTATGTAAGACGCCTGTTCCGCCCGGAGAGACAGTACCCGTGCCATACGTGAACATTTTTATGTGCAACATGGTGCTGCCGAATACGGCCTGTACCAAAGTATTTATCGCTGGCGCTCTGGCGCTCACGGTAAAATCGCAGACGGCCATATCCAACGGCGACGAGCCCGGCGTCGTAGGAGGCGTGGCCTCCTCGAAGTTTATCGGCAAGGGGGAATTCCTCCGCGGCTCTATGAAAGTGACGCTCGAAGGCGCCGCCGCCGTATCGCAGGGCGCAATGACGAAACACAACGACAGCAACACAGTCGGTCTCTGTAACGCAGCAGCGCAGGCTAAAGTGGATGTCGCGTAGGCTGACGGGGCTTTTTCTGGTCTTTTTCATTATATTGGCGGGGCTGATGATCTCACCATCCGGCTGCGAGGCTGCAAAGAAAAAACCGGCTCCGCCGCCGGACGGTGCGCTGAAACCCTCCGAGGTTGTTTGGAGCCAGGAGAAGGACGGGCTGTCGGTCTCTATCGAAGCTTCGGAAGATTTGAACTACGCCTATGGTTCGCCGTTTGGGCTCACATTATGCCTGTATCAGCTCTCGGACTTGGCGAAATTTACCGCGCTGGCCTCCACCTTCGCCGGAATCGACAAACTGCTTGGAGGGGAGATCGACCAGCTTGGCGGCGCGGCCCTGATGAGTCAGGTTGTGCGTCTCCAGCCTGGCGAAAAAATATCTAAGAGCTTCGACCGTATGGAGGGGGCCAAATATTTTGCCGTCGCGGCGGGCTACGCGCACGGTGATCCGACGGGCTGTTCAGCATATGTTCAATTTCCTGTGAATAGCACCGTCATTAAACTGAAGCACCGTAAAACCGCAACATACTATACAGCCGGGATCATCGCAGCCAAAGTTTCCTGCAATGCGAAGGCTGTAACCGTCACTGGAGGTGAAGGTGAATATGAACAATAATCCTGTCTTTTGGGAGCACGGCGTTTTTTTGCAGCCGCAGCATTTTCAACTCGAATATATCCAGAACATTCGGCGCGCAGCGGCGGCGATGGCTCTGCTGAATCCCTATCTATGGGGGGTACGCCGTCTGGAAGTGAACGAGAACGCCGTATCTAATGGGATATTTGAGATTGTATCAATGGAACTGCTCCTGCCGTCCGGTGAATGGGTCTCGTTCCCAGGCAACGCGTGGCTTCCGCCGCGTACCTTCGGGCGCGCGTGGACAAACCCGGAAGCGCCGCTGACCGTTTACGCTGGAATTGCAGAGTTTAGAGAGAGCGGCGGCAACGTCGTCAGGGCATCGTCGCCTGAGGAGGCCCCCGAGAACTTCCGCTACGCCGCGCCCTCTGAGCCGGACAGTGTGCCGGATTACTACTGCGGCGAACCGGATATGGACGTATCTACGCTCCGCTACAATATGCGGCTCTGTTTCGGTGAAGAAGAGGGCGGCGCACTTTGGAAAATTCCTCTGGCCCGTCTGGTGCGTGACGGGGAACGTGTGCGCATTGACGAACGCATGGCACCGCCCTGTGTGGATATCGCCGCCGTGCCGGCGCTGTACCGCATAGTACATGATGTATCCGACACCTTGCTATCGCGTAACCGTCATCTCGACGATTATAAAATCGTCGGCAGCGACGGGAACTGGCAAGGCATTCAAAGCCATGGGGCCATGCTCATCGCCATACTCGGACTGCTCGGACGGAGCATTCCAGACCTGGACCGTTGGCTGAGCGCCCCGAACGCTCATCCGTGGGAGGTCTACGGCAGCCTGTGCCGCCTTGCCGGCGAACTTTCTGTATTCGCGCAGGATCTTTCGCCGCTTGGTGAGACGAGGCAGGGCGGACGCATAATCCCACCTTACGACCATATGGATCTTTACGGCTGCTTCAGAGCCGTATCGCGTGTGATCATGCGGCTGGTAGACACGCTTGTGATGGGGCCCCAGTTCATCTTTGATCTCGAGCAGGCAGGGACGCCTGGCATATACTCCGCGGTGATGCCGCGAAACGCGCTCCTGGCGGGGAACTTTGACTACTGGCTCCTGCTGCGTTCTTCGGATGTAAAAGAGCTGACCGCGGTCAGCGCGCTCAGCAAACTTGCTCCGACGTCGGAGATGTCCGACGTCGTGACCCAGGCGCTGCCGGGCATCAGAATGCGCCGCAGCGAACAGCCGCCTCTCGGGCTGCCTCGCCGCGGCGACACGCTTTACTTCCGCATAGATTCCAACGACCCGCTCTGGCGCAGACTGGAACAGGATGGGGAAATATCATATATACTGCCCGGAGCGCCGGAAGACCTGCGTGTCCAGGTGACTGTGGTCGAGAGGTGAGACCATGAAAAACCTGTGTGAACGCTTTACACCGCTGATGGCTGAGACGCTCTGCTGTGCGGGGGTTCCCGAAGAATTTGGAACTCCGCTCGCAGACGTGAATGACCGTTTGGTTAGGCTTGCGGACCAGGAACGTGTTATGGCGGCTGGCTGCGGTCCCGATCTTTCCGGGACTATGCGCCGTGAACTGGAGGCGGCTCGTTTCGCCGTTACGGCATGGGCCGACGAGCAGATGCTGAGTTCTCCGCGTCCAGATGCAGCTTTATGGTCGGCGATGAGCCTTCAGTTTCATTATTTCGCCACCTCCGAGGCCGGAAGGCTTTTTTATCAGGAGCTGGGAAAATGCCTTGACACATACGGCGTTCCGCGGCGAGTCAGAGTCCAGCCCTCAGATGCCGAAAGCCGCGGCGGTGAGGATGAAGAAAATCTGCTTCTGGAAGCCGAAGCGCGGACGGAACAGGAAAGCTGGCGTATACTCGACCTCGCGGAACGGATAGACAGGGCTGCCGCCGTGCGTACGGACGAGGACAAAGAAGAGGCAGAGGCCCTGTGCGTATTTGCCCTCTGCCTGCTGTACGGCTTTCGCGGCGCTCTATACAACGACCCCGCTCTTCTGGGGCGCGTCCGTAAGTCGTGCCGCGCCCTCTTCGACCGTTTTCCCGCCGCGCCCATTCCTCCGGCGCGGCGCAGGCCGAAAAATGTGCTTGCGGCGGTGGAGCGCGTCTCCTTTGTGGCGCTGCCGGTTCTGATATGTATCTTGTTCGCCCTTTACTGCGGCGGGGTTCTTGCCAACGTGCCGTTTCATGGCGGCTTATGACGGTACTGGGAAGAGGGGATGCTTAGATGAATTTTCTTACAAAAACATTAAAATATCTGCTGATTCTGCTGCTCCTGCTGATACTGTTGGCGGCCCTGACGGTTCTTTCGTGGTACGAGGGATGGCCGATGTTTACCGGCGCGGCGGTTCTTGGCGGAATAGCGGCTCTTTATATTACCGGACGCGGGCTTCTGGCCCTCTGGCGCTGGAGAAATAAGCGCGCCTTTGTATCTAAAATGATGAGCGAACAGCGGACCGCGGAAGTGCCTGAGGAAGTTAACGCTGCGGTCAAAAACGCATGGGAACAGGGAATGGCGTGCGTGCTCGGCTCGCCATCGCGCTTCAGCCGCAGGCTCCGCAGCAGTCAGCCGTGGTTCCTTGTGCTGGAAGATGGAGAGCGGGAGTCGTCGCCCTTTGATTCCTTCGGGCGCAGATTGCCGGAAGGCAGCTCTCCGCTCTACTGGCATTTTCTTCCGTCCTGCGTCGTGCTGCGCCTTCGCGGCTCAGTGGGCGACGGCGGTAAGACGTGGGAAAGTGAGCTGGAAGAGTTTCTCGGCGCGCGCCGCCGCTCGGCTCCGCTCCGCGGTATCGTGCTGAAGCTGCGCTTTTCTGCGATTGAGGAGATGAGCGAGTCGGAGCTGGGCGATCTTGGCCAGAGGCTCCGCACGCGCGTCAACCAGATCATGCTCACAGCCAACGCCATGTATCCCGTCTACATCCTTATCGAAGAGATTGAAAGCCTGCCGGGCATGAGCGCCCTGCTGACGCAGTACCTGCCGGAGACGGAGGGGCTCCTCGGCGGCTGGGCCGAGTCGTGGCCGGGCAAGTGGGCGGCGGAGAGTGCCGCCGCAAGGCTTGAGGAACTTATACTTGACGGGGCTGCCGAAGGCACGCCGCCGCACGGCGATATGCTGGCGGCGCTGGGTCGTCTGAAAGCCGCTGCCCCTAAACTAGACATATTGGCGGACGCCATATCGCGCGAACTTTCCCATCAGGTCAACCCTGAGATCGTCGGGATATACTTCTGCTCCTCCTGTCCCGTCGGACGCGGCCCGCGCAGACGTCCGGCCTTCGTCGGAGAATTTATTTCGCGCATACTGCCGGCCGCGCCGCTTCCGCAGCCCTTCAGCGGGATACCGGTAGGCGCTGGCGGCAAGATGGCGCTCATGGCGGGGTGGCTTCTGCTGACCTTCTCCGTCTGCGGGCTTCTGGCCGCCAACACTATATATCAATACAGAATACTCTCCCAGGACCCGCATTTTGCCGAGAGCCATAAAAAACTCATGGGGCTCGACAATATGCGCGGGACGCTTCCCGCCGATTACTCAAAGCTATACTCCGAGATGAACTATATCCTGGAGCTTGAGAGCGCGCACAGCTCATGGTACCTGCCGAAAATGGGCGAGGACATGCTTGGACGCGCCCTTACCGGAGTCAGGCACAAATACGTGCGGGACGTAAACAGACAGATACTAAGGCCGATGATCGACCAGTTCCGCGATATACTTGCCTCTCCCGCGACCGAGAAAACGCGCGGGCAGAATATGGACCTTGCAGTAGAACTATCGTGGCTCACATCCGCTCTGTCGGACCGCATCGAAGAGGCGCACGGCATCGCCGTGCTGGAGCGTGACGAAGATGATGTCTCAGAGACATTCCCGCTGACGGAGCTCAACGGGGGAGAGTGGACGCCGGTTACCGGGCAGCTTATCGTGAACGCGCTTCGCTGGATAGAGAGCGAAGAGGAACTCGCGCTTCTCTCCACGGAGATAAAATCCTTGCTCGTCCAGAGCTTCACGCGCAGAGGCAGCAACCTCTTGGAAGACCTGCGGGCGCAGCTCAATTCGTCGCACAGCGCGGAGAATGTCCGGCTGTCGCAGTTCTGGCCGCATATACCGATACAGAGTGAAGAGGACGTACAGGTGGAATACTGCTACACAACCGCCGGTATGGAGGAGCTCAACGATTCGATGAAGAACATTGAAAAAATCGCGGGGACTTCGGACGTTCTGAAAATGTATTTTGACAACTTCAGGGCGGACTACCTCCTGGACTATGCGCAGGCGTGGGAAAAATTTGCGCGGAGCTTCACCGCCTCCGGCCCGTCGCTCAGGTATGGCAACCTTGTCACATACCCCGGTTACGAGAGGATAACGAAAGTGACCGACTTGCCGCATGTCAAAGTCTACCAGAAGATAATGACCGAGACAGCGCCCCTGCGTGACAGTAAAATCAAACCCTCGTGGGTCTCCAGCATGGGGCAGGTAGACGCGGTTGTGAACTACGCCATCATCAGCCAGGAGAAAAATAAAAAGCCGAATCTGATGGAAATGTTCTCCGCCATGGAGACAAATCCCAATCTTATGAATCAGCTTCGTACAGGCGTAAAGAGCCAGACGAAAGTCAGCGACCTTGTAAAAGCCTCCGATTCGATGCGGTCGTTCTTTGCAAACTGTTCGTCGCTGCTGGGCGTCTTCTCTAATCCGAATTCCGCCCTTCTGCTCTGCACTGCGAAATATGGGCGCGCGAAAGGTGCGGAACCGCCGAAAGGATTGCCCTACGGCGCCGCTCTCAATGACTTCAAAGCGGCCTTCTCACTGATAGACGAAGAATGGTCGCCTGCGCGGGAAGTTCTCGGCGGTATCCTTGACTTCATCGCTGCGGAGGCCACTATCGAAACGGCGAAAGTACTGCAGCTCCGCTGGGAGGACGAGGTGGTAAACGCCCCCGCCGTGCGCAGCGGAAGCGGAGGCGGGGACGCGATATTCGGAGAAAAGGGGCTGGTTCCAGCCTTTGTGCAGGAAAACCTCGGTGCGCTCCTCTCCTACAGCGGCGGCGTGCTGGAGCCGTCGACGTGGGAGGGGATGCCGTTCCCATTCGACGAAAAATTCTTGGACGCGCTTGTGCAGGGTGAGACGGCGGCATCACAGCTGCTGCCTCCGCAGCAGAGAGAGTCTTACGGCGTGACTGTCAGCTCGCGGCCGCCGCTTGTCAATCCTGAGGTGAAGGCGCGTCCGAACATGATGACGCTGACGCTTGAGGGTGAAGACGGCCCGCAGCAGCTCCTGAATCAGAATTTCCCCAAGGAGGCGTCGTTCACCTACAGCCCTAAGAAATCTGGAAAGACCGTGCTTGTCATAAGCTTTGCGGACTTTGAACTCAGGCGCGAATATCACGGATTCAAGGAGTTTGTCCAGGACTTCCGTACGGGAGAGAAGACCTTCTATCCGAAAGACTTCCCCAACGCGGCCCCGCTGATGGTCACCTCTGGGATAAAAACGGTGAAAGTGCCCATCCTCGTCTCCAACACGGAGGGAATTTTCACAGATCCGAAGGTGGAGACGCGGAACTTCCCGTCTCTGCCGCACAACATAACAAGGCTGGTGACGAACTGATGAACTCGATGCGAACAATCTTCCGCTGTATGCTGCTGTTCTGGCTCGTCGCCGTCGCCGCGCTCGGCGTGGCGGTCTCGCGGAGCACCAGCACCACTTATATCGGAAACACGATGGCATTCCTATTCTCCCACGCGGGCGAGGATCATGCCGCTCTGATACAGCCGGAGCGCAGGCCGGTGCCCCGCAGCGAAGAGGGGCCGGCCGTGGCTGCGCCGCAGGAATGGGTGAAACTCAGCCGCGGCAAAACGGCTGGCGGCGGCATGCTGGGCGCGCCCGCGATAGAAGAACTTGAGGGCGGCGCGGTCGCCGTCGTCATGCCGCTTACGGGAACAGTCGGAGACGTTTCCTTTTACACGCCGACCAACGTCAGCGGCGCGGCCGTCGACATAATAGGCGAGTGGAGCAAGCCGCCATACCTGAAACGTCATATGAGTTCTGGCTGCCTCTCGCTCGTGCAGGCGGCGGGGCACAAAGGCTATCTGCGTGTCTCCGGCGTAGCCGCGAAGGGCATGGCCAAGATCGAGGCCAAAGCCGAACATTCTGCCGCCCGCGGCGCGGTGCGCGTAGTATTTTCGCCAGCCGGCGGCGGGAAGGGGAAATAGCGTTGTCCTCGATACGCTTCCTCGAAAGGCTGCGCACGATGCAGCACGGCCCTGAGCGCGGGGACTTCGGTGATCCGGCGCAGGTGCTGCGCTCCGTCATAGACTACGT
This window contains:
- a CDS encoding DUF4150 domain-containing protein codes for the protein MFALTLQGGTCMSSAPDVCKTPVPPGETVPVPYVNIFMCNMVLPNTACTKVFIAGALALTVKSQTAISNGDEPGVVGGVASSKFIGKGEFLRGSMKVTLEGAAAVSQGAMTKHNDSNTVGLCNAAAQAKVDVA
- a CDS encoding type VI secretion protein IcmF/TssM N-terminal domain-containing protein codes for the protein MNFLTKTLKYLLILLLLLILLAALTVLSWYEGWPMFTGAAVLGGIAALYITGRGLLALWRWRNKRAFVSKMMSEQRTAEVPEEVNAAVKNAWEQGMACVLGSPSRFSRRLRSSQPWFLVLEDGERESSPFDSFGRRLPEGSSPLYWHFLPSCVVLRLRGSVGDGGKTWESELEEFLGARRRSAPLRGIVLKLRFSAIEEMSESELGDLGQRLRTRVNQIMLTANAMYPVYILIEEIESLPGMSALLTQYLPETEGLLGGWAESWPGKWAAESAAARLEELILDGAAEGTPPHGDMLAALGRLKAAAPKLDILADAISRELSHQVNPEIVGIYFCSSCPVGRGPRRRPAFVGEFISRILPAAPLPQPFSGIPVGAGGKMALMAGWLLLTFSVCGLLAANTIYQYRILSQDPHFAESHKKLMGLDNMRGTLPADYSKLYSEMNYILELESAHSSWYLPKMGEDMLGRALTGVRHKYVRDVNRQILRPMIDQFRDILASPATEKTRGQNMDLAVELSWLTSALSDRIEEAHGIAVLERDEDDVSETFPLTELNGGEWTPVTGQLIVNALRWIESEEELALLSTEIKSLLVQSFTRRGSNLLEDLRAQLNSSHSAENVRLSQFWPHIPIQSEEDVQVEYCYTTAGMEELNDSMKNIEKIAGTSDVLKMYFDNFRADYLLDYAQAWEKFARSFTASGPSLRYGNLVTYPGYERITKVTDLPHVKVYQKIMTETAPLRDSKIKPSWVSSMGQVDAVVNYAIISQEKNKKPNLMEMFSAMETNPNLMNQLRTGVKSQTKVSDLVKASDSMRSFFANCSSLLGVFSNPNSALLLCTAKYGRAKGAEPPKGLPYGAALNDFKAAFSLIDEEWSPAREVLGGILDFIAAEATIETAKVLQLRWEDEVVNAPAVRSGSGGGDAIFGEKGLVPAFVQENLGALLSYSGGVLEPSTWEGMPFPFDEKFLDALVQGETAASQLLPPQQRESYGVTVSSRPPLVNPEVKARPNMMTLTLEGEDGPQQLLNQNFPKEASFTYSPKKSGKTVLVISFADFELRREYHGFKEFVQDFRTGEKTFYPKDFPNAAPLMVTSGIKTVKVPILVSNTEGIFTDPKVETRNFPSLPHNITRLVTN
- a CDS encoding DUF3540 domain-containing protein; this translates as MAYALPVEEPGGTLDKGTVMGVQGTALLVMTSQGVVRAGRAAGCLLAPRAGDGVLTAFLPNGEAWVTCVLTRTDGEAEIELPDKTTLRGRELSVESESTRIVSHSISMKGTVLSLGGGLLLQGFAAVQTAACRVGERISRKSGCYGELSEQTDGLDERRAGRMRIESESSYRLRAENADVRAQAMLDLDAERIKVG
- the tssK gene encoding type VI secretion system baseplate subunit TssK, translated to MNNNPVFWEHGVFLQPQHFQLEYIQNIRRAAAAMALLNPYLWGVRRLEVNENAVSNGIFEIVSMELLLPSGEWVSFPGNAWLPPRTFGRAWTNPEAPLTVYAGIAEFRESGGNVVRASSPEEAPENFRYAAPSEPDSVPDYYCGEPDMDVSTLRYNMRLCFGEEEGGALWKIPLARLVRDGERVRIDERMAPPCVDIAAVPALYRIVHDVSDTLLSRNRHLDDYKIVGSDGNWQGIQSHGAMLIAILGLLGRSIPDLDRWLSAPNAHPWEVYGSLCRLAGELSVFAQDLSPLGETRQGGRIIPPYDHMDLYGCFRAVSRVIMRLVDTLVMGPQFIFDLEQAGTPGIYSAVMPRNALLAGNFDYWLLLRSSDVKELTAVSALSKLAPTSEMSDVVTQALPGIRMRRSEQPPLGLPRRGDTLYFRIDSNDPLWRRLEQDGEISYILPGAPEDLRVQVTVVER
- a CDS encoding DotU family type IV/VI secretion system protein, with product MKNLCERFTPLMAETLCCAGVPEEFGTPLADVNDRLVRLADQERVMAAGCGPDLSGTMRRELEAARFAVTAWADEQMLSSPRPDAALWSAMSLQFHYFATSEAGRLFYQELGKCLDTYGVPRRVRVQPSDAESRGGEDEENLLLEAEARTEQESWRILDLAERIDRAAAVRTDEDKEEAEALCVFALCLLYGFRGALYNDPALLGRVRKSCRALFDRFPAAPIPPARRRPKNVLAAVERVSFVALPVLICILFALYCGGVLANVPFHGGL
- a CDS encoding pentapeptide repeat-containing protein; protein product: MAEEKETMELDEVLTSDTIQNMDFSRSDGLCRRSFARRILSGCLFDGAAVSGADFTGCHIEGCSFRGADLSDCSFEETELVGCDFSGAILTGAQFIRAKFLRVTLDGADMTKTLFQNGELLECSWVGAVIREAVFMDMASTLPDWQGTDAEKVLCAGCSLDGMKLTKARGSMMVLQQCSCRKITAEECDLSQIVAMGTDFSESKFLRCRLALGGFIGSNMTRCSFSGSDLSCAHLSGSVLALADLSGVSLEKANLTGSDLTYADLSRACLKMADLSHARVTHARFDGADLTAANGHDVCFSEASLSGAVTAGLRGTDERLLKAENFTKKNK
- the tssJ gene encoding type VI secretion system lipoprotein TssJ; the encoded protein is MSRRLTGLFLVFFIILAGLMISPSGCEAAKKKPAPPPDGALKPSEVVWSQEKDGLSVSIEASEDLNYAYGSPFGLTLCLYQLSDLAKFTALASTFAGIDKLLGGEIDQLGGAALMSQVVRLQPGEKISKSFDRMEGAKYFAVAAGYAHGDPTGCSAYVQFPVNSTVIKLKHRKTATYYTAGIIAAKVSCNAKAVTVTGGEGEYEQ